The genomic window TGGTCTGGATGCCCAGTCGATGCGCCAGCGGGGCGTAGATCTCGAGCGTCTCGGTCGCCTTGCGGGCGGCGGACTCGGCGGGCACGAAGCCCCACGTGCGCGCGTTGTGCAGCCGATCGGCGAGCTTGATGATCAGCACGCGGATGTCCTTGGACATCGCGACGATCATCTTGCGGACGGTCTCGGCCTGCGTGGAGTCGCCGTACTTGACCTTGTCGAGCTTGGTGACGCCGTCGACGAGCATCGCGATCTCGTCGCCGAAGTCGGCCCGGAGCTGGTCGAGCGTGTAGGCGGTGTCCTCGACGGTGTCGTGCAGCAGCGCCGCCGCGACGGCCTTGGAGCCGATGCCGAGGTCGGCGAGGATCTGCGCGACCGCGATCGGGTGGGTGATGTACGGCTCGCCGCTGCGGCGCTTCTGGCCCTCATGCGCCCGTTCGGCGACGGTGTACGCGCGCTCGATGACGGAGAGGTCGGCCTTGGGATGGTGCATGCGCACCGTGCGCATGACCGTGTCGACCGCGCCGGTCGGCAGCGCCTTCGAGAAGATCCGGGGCACCAGACGGCGCAGCGACGCCGTCGAGTTGACTCCGGTCTCCGTCATCGCCGCACCTCCAGACCTCAATTATCACCGCTCCCGAGACGGGCGCGCGCCACCGAGGCGGAGGCGAGCGGGCTCAGGCGACCGGAACGGCCTCGACGTCGGAGCCTGCGGCGCCACCGGCGCGTGCACGCTCCTTCAGCACCTTCTGGTCGTGGCGCTTGATGTCGGGCTCGCCCTCGCGCAGCTGCGAGTAGAGCGGCGCGGCGATGAACACCGTCGACCAGGTGCCGACGATGATGCCGATGAGCAGCGCGAGCGAGATGTCGCGCAGCGTGTCGGCGCCGAGCACGCCCGCACCGATGAACAGGATCGCGGCGACGGGCAGCGCGGCCACCACGCTCGTGTTGATCGATCGCACGAGGGTCTGGTTCACCGCGAGGTTCACGGACTCCGCGAAGGTGCGCCGCGACTCCTTGCCGTCCTCGGCGGTGTTCTCGCGGATCTTGTCGAAGACCACGACGGTGTCGTACAGCGAGTAGCTGAGGATCGTCAGGACGCCGATGGTCGCTGCGGGGCTGATCTCGAAGCCCACGGCGGCGTAGATGCCGACGGTCGCGATGAGATCGCCCATGAGCGCGAGGATGGCCGCGAGCGACATCTTCCACGTGCGGAAGTAGAGCGCCATGATGATGCCCGCGAGCAGCACGAAGGCGACGAGGCCGATGACGGCCTGCCTGGTGACGTCAGCGCCCCAGCTCGGTCCGATGAACGAGGACGTGACCTCGGACTCGGGCACGTCGTACGCCTCCGCGAGGGCCGTCGTGATGGCCCGCGACTCGGACTGCTCGAGCTGCTCGGTCTGCACCCGGACGCCGTCGCCGCCCACGATCGTGACGTGCGAGACCGCGCCCGGCACGACCGAGGCGACCGCGTCGCTGGCCGGCTGGGTGGTCGCGTTCTCGACGCCCGCGATCTGGAACTGAGACCCGCCGCGGAACTCGATGCTGAAGTTCACGCCGCGTGCGATCGGGATCGCGATGGCGAGGATGATGAGCACGCCGGCGATGGCGTACCACTTCTTGCGTCCGCCGACGAAGTTGAACGAGCGCTTGCCCGTGTAGAGGTCGTTGCCGAACTGGGTCAGCCGGTTGGCCATCAGGACTCCTTGCCTTCGCCGGCGCCGACGGTGGCGTCGACCTGCGCTGCCTTGCGCTCCGCGATGGTCTGGCGCTTCTGCGCCTCGCGCGAGCTCGATGCGGCCTTCTTCGCCGGGACGGCGACGGGCTTGCGGAACTCGGCGCGACCGCGGTAGACCGCACCCAGTGCCTGCGGGTCGAGGCCCGACCAGGGGTGCCCGCTCGAGAAGAACCGCGTCTGCGCGAGCAGCTGCAGCATCGGATGCGTGAACAGGATCACGACGATGACGTCGATGATCGTCGTGAGGCCGAGCGTGTAGGCGAAGCCCTTGACGCTGCCGACCGCGAGGATGAACAGCACGATCGCCGCGAGCAGGTTGACGCCCTTCGAGGCGAGGATCGTCCGGAAGGCGCGCTTCCATCCGGCCTCGACGGCGCCGACGAGCGGACGGCCGTCGCGCAGTTCGTCGCGGACGCGCTCGAAGTAGACGATGAACGAGTCGGCCGTGAAGCCGATCGCGACGATGAGGCCCGCGATGCCCGCGAGCGAGAGGCGGTAGCCCTCGCGCCACGACAGGATCGTGATCATCAGGTAGGTGATGAGCGCGGCGATCACGAGCGAGGCGATCGTGACGCTGCCGAGCGCCCGGTACTGGAACAGCGTGTAGATGACGACCAGGATGAGGCCGATGAGGCCGGCGATCAGGCCGGACTGCAGCTGCGAGGTTCCGAGCGTGGCCGAGATCGTGTCGGAGGACTGCACTTCGAAGCTGATCGGGAGCGCGCCGAACTTGAGCTGGTCGGCGAGGGCCTTCGAGCTCTCCTGCGTGAAGCTTCCGGTCACCTGCGGGCGCCCGTCGGTGATCACGCCGTTCATCTGCGGTGCCGAGAGCACCGCACCGTCGAGCACGAACGCGAATTGGTCGCGGGGCGTCTGGCCGTTCAACGCGAAGAGGCGCTGGCTGACCTTCGCGAACTCCTCGGTGCCGCGCTCGTTGAACACGATGTTGACGGCCCACTGGCCGGTCGATGCGCCGGACTGCGTCTGGACCTGGCCGTTCGTGGCGTCGACGATGTCCTCGCCGCTCACCTCGACCGGGCCGAGCAGGTACTTGATCTGGCGATTCGTGTCGCAGGTCACGAGCGGCTGGTCGGAGGGGGCGACGTTCGTCTGGCCCGCGTCGAGGCTCGCGCAGTCGAAGTTGTCGAACTGGTCCTGCAGGGCGGGGGTCACCCAGTTGGGGTCGCTCGCGTCGGTCGGTTCGATCGAGGGCGTGGCCTGGAGCTCCTCCTGGGCCCCGTCGGTCGGCTCGGGGCTCGCGCTCGGGTCGATCGACTGGTTGGTCGCCGCGTCGGCGAGGAGCACCGGGCGGAGCTCGAGCTTGGCCGACGACTCGATGCGGTCGCGGGTCTGCTCGTCCAGCTCGCCCGGGATGCGGACGACGACGTTGGAACCCTCGGTGTTGATCTCGGCCTCGGCGACGCCCGAGGCGTCGACGCGCTGGCGGATGATCGACACGGCCTGGTCGAGCTGCTCCTGCGACACGCTCTCGTTGTCGGCGAGCTGCGGCGCGAGGATGATCTGCGTGCCGCCCTCGAGGTCGAGCGCGAGCTTCGGCGTCCAGGAGCCGCCGCCCCAGATCACGCCGGCGGCGTTGATGCCGAACAGCGCGACGATGATGACGCCGAGCCAGGTGAGCGAACGCACGGCCTTGCGGACGGGCGTGGGTCGCGAGGACCGCTTGGTTGGTGCAGCCACGAATTCTGCTTTCTCTGCAGGAGCCCGCGCGTCATCGCGTGGGCCGAGCGTTGGGTCGTTCGCCTAGTCGTCCGACTTCTTGACGTCGGGCGTCTCGTCGCCGGGCGCCTCGTCGACGCGCTCGCCGAACTCGGGCTCGCCCTCGACCACGGCGGTCGACGCCGCGGTCTCGTCGGCCGCGTCGACGACGCGCGCGATGGTCTGGCGGTGGACGGTCAGCACCGTGCCCGGGCCCGCCTTGAGCTCGACCCGGTTCTCCTCCTCGTCGATCGCGAGGATGGTGCCGAACAGCCCGAAGTTGGTCATGACCTTCGCGCCCGGGACGATCTTCGACTGCAGGTCGCGCATGTCCGCCTGGCGCTTGCGCGAGTTGCGGAACATGAAGAAGATCAGCACCGCCAGGACGGCGAGCATGATGATGGTGAACGGGTCGAAGACCATGGGGTGGGTACCTTCCGGGGTGCGCCGCTGCGCACGATCAAGGGCGGGGCGGCCGAGGCCTCCAAGGATTATAGGTCATCGATCGGAAGCGTCGCCGGGCTCTCCCCACCCTCGCGGACGAGCCCGAAGTGGCGCCATGCGGCGGGGGTCGCCACACGGCCGCGCGGCGTCCGCGTGATGAGCCCGATGCGCACCAGGAACGGCTCGACGACCGCCTCGATCGTCTCGGCCTCCTCGCCGACCGAGACGGCCAGCGTGTTCAGCCCCACCGGTCCGCCGCCGAATCGGGTGAGGATGGTCAGCATGACCGCCCGGTCGAGCCGATCCAGCCCGAGCGGATCGACGTCGTAGAGCTCGAGCGCCGCGCGCACCGACTCGACGTCGGCGCGACCCGAGCCCGAGGCGTGCACGAGGGCGTAGTCGCGCACGCGGCGCAGCAGTCGGTTCGCGATGCGCGGCGTGCCCCGGCAGCGCCCGGCGATCTCGGCGACGGCCTCGCGGTCGATCGCGAGGCCGAGCATCGCGGCGGCCCGCGAGAGCACCTGCTCGAGCTCGGACTCGTCGTAGAACTCCAGGTGCGCGGTGAAGCCGAAGCGGTCGCGGAGCGGATTGGGCAGGAGCCCCGCGCGCGTGGTGGCGCCCACGAGCGTGAACGGTGCGAGGTCGAGCGGGACCGAGGTCGCACCGGCCCCCTTGCCCACCATGATGTCGATGCGGAAATCCTCCATGGCGAGGTAGAGCATCTCCTCCGCGGAGCGGGCCATGCGGTGGATCTCGTCGATGAAGAGCACCTCGCCTGGCACGAGCGACGACAGGATCGCGGCGAGGTCGCCTGCATGCTGGATGGCCGGCCCGCTCGACATGCGCAGCGGCCGGCCGCCCTCGTGCGCGACGATCATCGCGAGCGTGGTCTTGCCGAGGCCGGGCGGGCCGGCGAGCAGGATGTGGTCGGGCGTGCGCTGCTGCAGCGCTGCCGCCGACAGCAGCAGCTGGAGCTGGCCGCGGACGCGCGTCTGCCCGACGAACTCCTCGAGGCTGCGGGGTCGCAGTGCGCCCTCGAAGGCGAGCTCGGCCTCGGAGGCGAGCACGGGGTCGGTGAGGTCGAGATCGGCGTCGCTCATCGCGCCCTCGTGGGCTGCTGGGCGGGACCGAGTCGCGCGAGCGTGAGGCGCAGCAGGGTGGGCACCGAGGTCGCGGCGGCGGGGTCGACCGACTCGAGCGTCTCGCTGAGCGCCTCGCCCGCGAGCTTCTCGGACCACCCGAGGCCCGTGAGCGCGGCGAGCACGTCGTCGGCGACGCCCCCGGCGGCGACCGGCGCCCCGGAGGAGGCGGGGGGCGGCGCCACGAGCTTGCCGGCGAGCGAGACGGTGATCAGCTTCGCGGTCTTGGGACCGATGCCGCTCACCCGCCGGAACGCCGCATCGTCGTCGGCGTCGATCGCGCGCGCGACGTCGGCGGGCGACATCGCGGAGAGCACGCCGAGCGCCGATTTCGGGCCCACCCCGGTGACGCCGATGAGCAGTTCGAACACGTCGAGCTCGTCGCGCGTGGCGAAGCCGAACAGCGTCAGCGAGTCCTCGCGGACGATGAGCGAGGTGTGCACGAAGACCTCCTGGCCCTCTCGGCTCGCGAGCACCAGGGCCGGGGTCGCGTTGACCAGGTAGCCCACGCCGCCGACCTCGACGACCAGCGAGCCGCCGGATGCCACGGACACCCGGCCACGGAGGGAGGAGATCACTCCTTCACCCTACGGGCAGCCCCCGACACCGTTGCGGCACGCTCCGCGGCGAGCCACGCGCGCTGCGCCGGGGTGAGCGACGCGGCGGCCGCACGCTCGCGCGGGCTCGCGGCGGCGTCGGCGATCGCCGCGCCCGCGACCCCGCCGGTGCGCCACGCGTGGCAGATCGCGAGGGCGAGGGCGTCCGCGGCATCCGCCGGCTTCGGGACGGCCTCGAGCCCGAGGATGCGGGCGACCATGGCGCCCACCTGCTTCTTGTCGGCACGGCCGTAGCCGGTGATCGCCGCCTTGACCTCGCTCGGCGTGTGCAGGGCGACCGGCAGCGCGCGGCGCTCGGCGATGAGCATCGCGACGCCCGAGATCTGCGCCGTGCCCATGATCGTCGACACGTCGCTGCGCGCGAAGACGCGCTCGAGCGCGACCGCGTTCGGCCGGTGCTCCTCCACGATCGCCTCGAGGCCGTCGGCGATGCGCGCGAGCCGACCCGGCGTCGCGAGCTCCGCGGGCGAGCGCAGCACGACCACGTCGACGAGGGTCGCGGTCCGGTCGGGCGCGACGTCGACGACGCCCACGCCGCAGCGGGTCAGCCCGGGGTCGATGCCGAGCACCCGCACCGCGGCTACTCCGACTCGTTCTCGAGCTCGGCCTGCACCTCGGGCGTGAGGTCGAAGTTGCTGTAGACGTTCTGCACGTCGTCGCTGTCCTCGAGCGCGTCGATCAGGCGGAAGACCTTCTTCGCGGTCTCGGCGTCGATCTCGACCTTGAGGTTCGGCACGAACTCGATGTCGGCCGACTCGTAGTCGAAGCCGGCCTCCTGCAGCGCCTTGCGCACCTCGACCATGTCGGAGGGGTCGGTGACGACCTCGAAGCCCTGCGCGTGCGGCTCGATCTCCTCCGCGCCGGCCTCGAGGGCGGCCATCATGACGTCGTCCTCGGTCGTGCCCTCGCCGCTCACGACGATGACGCCCTTGCGAGTGAAGTTGTAGGCGACCGAGCCGGGGTCGGCGAGCGTGCCGCCGTTCCGGCTGAGCCCGGTGCGGACCTCTGCGGCGGCGCGGTTCTTGTTGTCGGTCAGCACCTCGATCATGAGGGCGACGCCGTTGGGGCCGTACGCCTCGTACGTGATGTTCTGGTACTCGACCGCCTCGCCGCCGATGCCGGCACCGCGCTTGATCGCGCGGTCGATGTTGTCGTTCGGGACCGAGGTCTTCTTGGCCTTCTGCACGGCGTCGTACAGGGTCGGGTTGCCGCCCAGGTCGGCGCCCCCGAGCTTGGCCGCGACCTCGATGTTCTTGATGAGCTTGGCGAACGACTTCGCGCGGCGCGCGTCGATGACGGCCTTCTTGTGCTTGGTCGTCGCCCACTTGGAATGCCCGGACATGCGTCTCCCGTGATGGTGGTCGGTACCCCGACATTCTAGGCCAGCGCGTGCGGCGGGCCGCCGCGCGGTCCCGGCGGGCCGCCGCGGGCCGGATGCCGCGGGCCGGCGCCTCAGGCGAGGAGCTTCTCGAGCGTGCGGAGGTTCCGGTTCGTGGTGGTGGTCTTGAAGACGGGCTTGGCGAGCACCTTGGCGAACGGCGTGTCGACCGTGGTGCCCTTGACGGGGTTCCAGTAGGCGACGCCGTCGCCGCGCTCGATCGGGTCGACCCGCGGGTCGGGCTCGCCGATGGCCTTGAGCAGGGCATCGATCGCGGCGGGTTCTGAGGCGAAGACGACGTAGGGCTGACGTCCGCCGTCGTGGGCGTCGAAGGGGAAGGCCTCGACCACGGCACGCAGCCGCTCGGCGGTCAGCAGCACGATCCACGCCTCGTACCCGAATCGCTCGGAGAGGGCGCGCTCGATCTCGCGCTTCAGCCGCGCGGCGGCGCTCGTGCCGGTCTCGAAGGCGACGTTGCCGCTCGCGAGCACCGTGCGCACGGCCGAGAACCCGAGCCCCTCGAACACCTCGCGCAGCTCGGCGGACCTGATCGTGACGCCGCCCACGTTGACCCCGCGCAGCAGGGCGATCCACTCGGTCATGCCGCGAGCCTACGGCGAGGGTCCGTCACGCGGCGGGCGCGCCGGGGAACCGCACGCCGACCGCTCGCGCCTCGAGCGCGGCCAGCGCGCGGATCGCGTCGGGCTCGCCGCGGCGCCAGGCTCCGACCGCGTCGGGTTCGGCGGCGAACACGGCGGCCGGATCGCGCACGGTCAGGGCGCGCAGCGCGAGCAGGTCCGCGCCGCCGGGGCGTTCGAGCGCCGCTGCCGTCCGCCCGGCGCGCAGCGCGCGCACCAGACGCGGCACGACCCAGGCGAGCAGCACCGCCGCGACCGGCAGTGCCGCGACGCCGACCGCGGCGAGGAGCGCGATCCAGCCCACGGCGTCCTGCTGCCCGCGGCCCACCGACTCGAGGGTCGCCCCCGCGGCGCTGGCCCCGTCGAAGGGTTGGGCGATCCCCGGCCCGATCAGCGGGACGTCTCCCAGGGCGGTCCCGATGTCGGTCATGCTGCCGCGGAATCCGGTGCCCGCCGCCTCGAGCTGCCGGCCGAGGTCGCCGAAGCCCGTCACGAATCGGTGGACGGCCACGGCGGCCCACACCGAGAGGACAACCACGGCCAGCGCGATGACGTCGCCGACGATCTGCCCGGCGCGGCGTCCATCGAAATCCGAGTACGGCTTCATGCCCCAACTCTGGCGTGGGGCGCGGCTCCGGCGCTACGCGGCCGAGGAGGGCGATGCCGACGCGGCGCCGGCAGCGGCCGCCCGCACCTTCCCGAGGAAGTACTCGTGGAAGCGCCGGTCGCCCTGGATCTCGGGGTGGAAGCTCGTGCCGACGAGGTTGCCCTGCTCGACCGCGACCACGCGCCCGTCCGGGAGGGAGGCGAGCGGAGTCGCCTTCTCCCCCACCGACTCGACGACCGGTCCGCGGATGAAGACCGCGTGCACGGGCTCGTCGCCGAGCGCGGGCACGTCGAGGTCGGTCTCGAACGACTGGTTCTGCGAGCCGAACGCGTTGCGGCGCACGACCACGTCGAGCCCGCCGAGGTTCTGCTGTCCGGCGATCGTGTCGAGCAGCGTGTCGGCGATCATGATGAGGCCGGCGCACGTGCCGTACACCGGAAGGCCCTCGGCGATGCGTCGCTTCAGCGGCTCGGCGACGCCGAACGCGCGCGACAGCTTGTCCATCACCGTGGACTCGCCGCCGGGGATCACGAGGCCGTCGATGCCCTCGACGTCCTCGGGGCGCCGGACGAGCACGACGCGCGCGCCGAGCTCCGCCAGCACGCGCGCGTGCTCGCGGAAGTCGCCCTGCAGGGCGAGCACGCCGACCGTGGGGCCCGCGGCATCCGCAGGCCCCATCGACTCGTCGCGGAGAGTCACCATCCGCGCTCGGCGAGGCGGTGCGGCGCGGCGAGGTCGGCGACGTTGATGCCGACCATGGCCTCGCCCAGGCCGCGCGAGACCTCGGCGATGACCTTGGGGTCGTCGTAGAAGGTGGTGGCCTTCACGATCGCGGCGGCGCGCTGCTCGGGGTTGCCCGACTTGAAGATGCCCGAGCCCACGAACACGCCGTCGGCGCCGAGCTGCATCATCATGGCCGCGTCGGCCGGGGTGGCGACGCCGCCCGCGGTGAAGAGCACGACCGGCAGCTTGCCGGTCTCGGCGACCTCGAGCACGAGGTCGTAGGGAGCCTGCAGCTCCTTGGCGGCGACGTAGAGCTCGTCGCGCGTCATCGACTTCAGCTGGTTGATCTCGGCGGTGATCTTGCGGATGTGCTTGGTCGCCTCGGAGACGTCGCCCGTGCCGGCCTCGCCCTTCGAGCGGATCATCGCGGCACCCTCGTTGATGCGGCGGAGCGCCTCGCCCAGGTTGGTCGCGCCGCAGACGAAGGGCGTCGTGAACGCCCACTTGTCGATGTGGTTGACGTAGTCGGCCGGCGAGAGCACCTCGGACTCGTCGATGTAGTCGACCTCGAGCGCCTGGAGCACCTGCGCCTCGACGAAGTGGCCGATGCGGGCCTTCGCCATGACGGGGATCGAGACCTCGGCGATGATCGCCTCGATGAGGTCGGGGTCGCTCATGCGGGCGACGCCGCCCTGGGCGCGGATGTCGGCGGGAACGCGCTCGAGTGCCATCACG from Agromyces aurantiacus includes these protein-coding regions:
- the secF gene encoding protein translocase subunit SecF, encoding MANRLTQFGNDLYTGKRSFNFVGGRKKWYAIAGVLIILAIAIPIARGVNFSIEFRGGSQFQIAGVENATTQPASDAVASVVPGAVSHVTIVGGDGVRVQTEQLEQSESRAITTALAEAYDVPESEVTSSFIGPSWGADVTRQAVIGLVAFVLLAGIIMALYFRTWKMSLAAILALMGDLIATVGIYAAVGFEISPAATIGVLTILSYSLYDTVVVFDKIRENTAEDGKESRRTFAESVNLAVNQTLVRSINTSVVAALPVAAILFIGAGVLGADTLRDISLALLIGIIVGTWSTVFIAAPLYSQLREGEPDIKRHDQKVLKERARAGGAAGSDVEAVPVA
- the secD gene encoding protein translocase subunit SecD; translation: MAAPTKRSSRPTPVRKAVRSLTWLGVIIVALFGINAAGVIWGGGSWTPKLALDLEGGTQIILAPQLADNESVSQEQLDQAVSIIRQRVDASGVAEAEINTEGSNVVVRIPGELDEQTRDRIESSAKLELRPVLLADAATNQSIDPSASPEPTDGAQEELQATPSIEPTDASDPNWVTPALQDQFDNFDCASLDAGQTNVAPSDQPLVTCDTNRQIKYLLGPVEVSGEDIVDATNGQVQTQSGASTGQWAVNIVFNERGTEEFAKVSQRLFALNGQTPRDQFAFVLDGAVLSAPQMNGVITDGRPQVTGSFTQESSKALADQLKFGALPISFEVQSSDTISATLGTSQLQSGLIAGLIGLILVVIYTLFQYRALGSVTIASLVIAALITYLMITILSWREGYRLSLAGIAGLIVAIGFTADSFIVYFERVRDELRDGRPLVGAVEAGWKRAFRTILASKGVNLLAAIVLFILAVGSVKGFAYTLGLTTIIDVIVVILFTHPMLQLLAQTRFFSSGHPWSGLDPQALGAVYRGRAEFRKPVAVPAKKAASSSREAQKRQTIAERKAAQVDATVGAGEGKES
- the yajC gene encoding preprotein translocase subunit YajC; the encoded protein is MVFDPFTIIMLAVLAVLIFFMFRNSRKRQADMRDLQSKIVPGAKVMTNFGLFGTILAIDEEENRVELKAGPGTVLTVHRQTIARVVDAADETAASTAVVEGEPEFGERVDEAPGDETPDVKKSDD
- the ruvB gene encoding Holliday junction branch migration DNA helicase RuvB, with product MSDADLDLTDPVLASEAELAFEGALRPRSLEEFVGQTRVRGQLQLLLSAAALQQRTPDHILLAGPPGLGKTTLAMIVAHEGGRPLRMSSGPAIQHAGDLAAILSSLVPGEVLFIDEIHRMARSAEEMLYLAMEDFRIDIMVGKGAGATSVPLDLAPFTLVGATTRAGLLPNPLRDRFGFTAHLEFYDESELEQVLSRAAAMLGLAIDREAVAEIAGRCRGTPRIANRLLRRVRDYALVHASGSGRADVESVRAALELYDVDPLGLDRLDRAVMLTILTRFGGGPVGLNTLAVSVGEEAETIEAVVEPFLVRIGLITRTPRGRVATPAAWRHFGLVREGGESPATLPIDDL
- the ruvA gene encoding Holliday junction branch migration protein RuvA, whose protein sequence is MISSLRGRVSVASGGSLVVEVGGVGYLVNATPALVLASREGQEVFVHTSLIVREDSLTLFGFATRDELDVFELLIGVTGVGPKSALGVLSAMSPADVARAIDADDDAAFRRVSGIGPKTAKLITVSLAGKLVAPPPASSGAPVAAGGVADDVLAALTGLGWSEKLAGEALSETLESVDPAAATSVPTLLRLTLARLGPAQQPTRAR
- the ruvC gene encoding crossover junction endodeoxyribonuclease RuvC, producing the protein MRVLGIDPGLTRCGVGVVDVAPDRTATLVDVVVLRSPAELATPGRLARIADGLEAIVEEHRPNAVALERVFARSDVSTIMGTAQISGVAMLIAERRALPVALHTPSEVKAAITGYGRADKKQVGAMVARILGLEAVPKPADAADALALAICHAWRTGGVAGAAIADAAASPRERAAAASLTPAQRAWLAAERAATVSGAARRVKE
- a CDS encoding YebC/PmpR family DNA-binding transcriptional regulator translates to MSGHSKWATTKHKKAVIDARRAKSFAKLIKNIEVAAKLGGADLGGNPTLYDAVQKAKKTSVPNDNIDRAIKRGAGIGGEAVEYQNITYEAYGPNGVALMIEVLTDNKNRAAAEVRTGLSRNGGTLADPGSVAYNFTRKGVIVVSGEGTTEDDVMMAALEAGAEEIEPHAQGFEVVTDPSDMVEVRKALQEAGFDYESADIEFVPNLKVEIDAETAKKVFRLIDALEDSDDVQNVYSNFDLTPEVQAELENESE
- a CDS encoding DUF1697 domain-containing protein yields the protein MTEWIALLRGVNVGGVTIRSAELREVFEGLGFSAVRTVLASGNVAFETGTSAAARLKREIERALSERFGYEAWIVLLTAERLRAVVEAFPFDAHDGGRQPYVVFASEPAAIDALLKAIGEPDPRVDPIERGDGVAYWNPVKGTTVDTPFAKVLAKPVFKTTTTNRNLRTLEKLLA
- the pdxT gene encoding pyridoxal 5'-phosphate synthase glutaminase subunit PdxT, translated to MVTLRDESMGPADAAGPTVGVLALQGDFREHARVLAELGARVVLVRRPEDVEGIDGLVIPGGESTVMDKLSRAFGVAEPLKRRIAEGLPVYGTCAGLIMIADTLLDTIAGQQNLGGLDVVVRRNAFGSQNQSFETDLDVPALGDEPVHAVFIRGPVVESVGEKATPLASLPDGRVVAVEQGNLVGTSFHPEIQGDRRFHEYFLGKVRAAAAGAASASPSSAA
- the pdxS gene encoding pyridoxal 5'-phosphate synthase lyase subunit PdxS — protein: MSTAETGSNRVKRGLAEMLKGGVIMDVVTPEQARIAEDAGAVAVMALERVPADIRAQGGVARMSDPDLIEAIIAEVSIPVMAKARIGHFVEAQVLQALEVDYIDESEVLSPADYVNHIDKWAFTTPFVCGATNLGEALRRINEGAAMIRSKGEAGTGDVSEATKHIRKITAEINQLKSMTRDELYVAAKELQAPYDLVLEVAETGKLPVVLFTAGGVATPADAAMMMQLGADGVFVGSGIFKSGNPEQRAAAIVKATTFYDDPKVIAEVSRGLGEAMVGINVADLAAPHRLAERGW